One Homo sapiens chromosome 3, GRCh38.p14 Primary Assembly genomic window carries:
- the COMMD2 gene encoding COMM domain-containing protein 2 isoform X1, giving the protein MLLELSEEHKEHLAFLPQVDSAVVAEFGRIAVEFLRRGANPKIYEGAARKLNVSSDTVQHGVEGLTYLLTESSKLMISELDFQDSVFVLGFSEELNKLLLQLYLDNRKEIRTILSELAPSLPSYHNLEWRLDVQM; this is encoded by the exons ATGCTGCTGGAATTGTCCGAGGAGCATAAGGAACACCTGGCCTTCCTGCCTCAAGTGGACAGCGCGG TGGTCGCCGAGTTTGGGCGGATTGCTGTGGAATTCCTGAGACGCGGCGCAAACCCAAAAATCTACGAAGGCGCCGCCA gAAAACTCAATGTGAGTAGTGACACTGTCCAGCATGGTGTGGAAGGATTAACGTATCTCCTCACTGAGAGCTCAAAGCTCATG ATTTCTGAACTGGATTTCCAAGACTCTGTTTTTGTTCTGGGATTCTCTGAAGAATTAAACAAATTGTTGCTTCAGCTTTATCTGGACAACAGAAAAGAGATCAGAACGATTCTGAGTGAATTGGCACCAAGCCTTCCCAGTTATCATAACCTTGAATGGCGACTAGATGTACAg ATGTAG
- the COMMD2 gene encoding COMM domain-containing protein 2: protein MLLELSEEHKEHLAFLPQVDSAVVAEFGRIAVEFLRRGANPKIYEGAARKLNVSSDTVQHGVEGLTYLLTESSKLMISELDFQDSVFVLGFSEELNKLLLQLYLDNRKEIRTILSELAPSLPSYHNLEWRLDVQLASRSLRQQIKPAVTIKLHLNQNGDHNTKVLQTDPATLLHLVQQLEQALEEMKTNHCRRVVRNIK from the exons ATGCTGCTGGAATTGTCCGAGGAGCATAAGGAACACCTGGCCTTCCTGCCTCAAGTGGACAGCGCGG TGGTCGCCGAGTTTGGGCGGATTGCTGTGGAATTCCTGAGACGCGGCGCAAACCCAAAAATCTACGAAGGCGCCGCCA gAAAACTCAATGTGAGTAGTGACACTGTCCAGCATGGTGTGGAAGGATTAACGTATCTCCTCACTGAGAGCTCAAAGCTCATG ATTTCTGAACTGGATTTCCAAGACTCTGTTTTTGTTCTGGGATTCTCTGAAGAATTAAACAAATTGTTGCTTCAGCTTTATCTGGACAACAGAAAAGAGATCAGAACGATTCTGAGTGAATTGGCACCAAGCCTTCCCAGTTATCATAACCTTGAATGGCGACTAGATGTACAg CTTGCAAGTAGAAGTCTCAGGCAACAGATTAAACCAGCAGTGACTATAAAGCTACACCTTAATCAAAATGGAGATCACAACACCAAAGTTCTGCAGACAGACCCAGCCACCCTGCTCCATTTGGTTCAACAACTGGAACAAGCATTGGAAGAGATGAAGACAAATCACTGTAGGAGAGTTGTTCGCAACATCAAGTAG